One window from the genome of Haliaeetus albicilla chromosome 26, bHalAlb1.1, whole genome shotgun sequence encodes:
- the FANCE gene encoding Fanconi anemia group E protein isoform X2, whose product MESPCLPWLQSFDKPCRLLLHTLASGSSGVLAALQMLQRVQAHEGPGQAFPWQAFTAALCAEEPTLEGLEGALAVKPRLLLLPVVCQRNLFSLLLVVQAVVPGGCLSQLLQALEQDSHVDPWVQTLGNLLRQGSGGEECSPPPAPLSSTCQQQLMCLCQKIAQNKPEGRRKLNWCFSKQPGTTGDVADSAIQGGKHKKVSEESLELDEERERKRLLLEEAAFDPPGTQESGDVAGVEEEMPVEPSGDRSAESPAGAAPESSQQDAARKPRKISQAELAAEVQSFLQMHGQRLKMLLQKESNHSELSVPPELHVLNNCSPGQLEGLCSFLQLSTCPEHLLVRFCSWLLALTPDLSYTSAAILAEQLFLQRVLSLAQPPSRHLMAALASFCSKYSQPFCRVLVAAVLREPGEGAEQTKLVCELVEECLEPDCVRLVLSQVLEVPLSEKLLPVLQAVLGRQEVLPPKLFDLLVMTLCWQAPAFATSLNYAKLVTAVLTMYQNQVTPAHQSSLAAALDRSNAALKKSLQAVLEGAR is encoded by the exons aTGGAgtccccctgcctgccctggctgcagagCTTCGACAAGCCGTGCCGCCTCCTGCTCCACACACTTGCCTCCGGCTCCTCCGGGGTGCTCGCCGCCCTCCAAATGCTGCAGCGGGTCCAGGCCCATGAGGGACCGGGGCAGGCATTTCCCTGGCAGGCCTTCACCGCAGCTCTCTGCGCcgaggagcccacactggaggggctggagggggcccTGGCTGT CAAACCAcgtctgctgctgcttcctgttGTGTGCCAGAGAaacctcttctccctgctcctcgtGGTGCAAGCCGTGGTGCCGGGGGGCTGCCTCAGCCAGCTGCTCCAGGCCTTGGAGCAGGATTCCCATGTGGATCCCTGGGTGCAGACGCTGGGCAATCTGCTCCGGCAGGGATCAGGGGGAGAGGAGTGCTCCCCACCTCCTGCTCCCTTGTCTTCCACATGCCAGCAGCAGCTTATGTGCCTGTGCCAGAAAATTGCCCAGAACAAACCAGAGGGGCGAAGAAAACTAAACTGGTGCTTCAGCAAGCAGCCTGGTACCACTGGGGATGTGGCTGACTCTGCGATTCAAGGTGGGAAGCACAAGAAAGTGTCGGAGGAGAGCCTGGAGTTGgatgaggagagagagaggaaaaggttgctgctggaggaggcagcgTTTGACCCCCCGGGAACCCAGGAGAGTGGGGATGTGGCaggggtggaagaggagatgccTGTGGAGCCTTCAGGGGACAGATCTGCTGAGAGCCCAGCCGGAGCTGCTCCAGAAAGCTCCCAGCAGGATGCAGCCAGGAAGCCCAGGAAGAtttcccaggcagagctggcagcagaggtCCAGTCCTTTCTCCAG ATGCATGGACAGAGgctgaaaatgctgctgcagaaggagTCCAAT CACTCAGAGCTGAGTGTCCCACCTGAGCTGCACGTCCTGAACAACTGCTCTCCCGGCCAG CTCGAGGGGCTGTgctccttcctccagctctcCACATGCCCAGAGCACCTCCTGGTGCGTttctgcagctggctgctggcTCTCACCCCTGACCTCAGCTACACCAGCGCGGCCATCCTGGCAGAGCAGCTCTTCCTCCAGCGA GTCCTGTCCCTCGCCCAGCCGCCCTCTCGCCACCTCATGGCTGCCCTCGCTTCATTTTGCTCCAAGTATTCCCAGCCCTTCTGTCGAGTCCTGGTGGCTGCGGTCCTGCGGGAGCCAGGGGAAG GTGCTGAGCAGACCAAGCTCGTGTGTGAGCTCGTGGAGGAGTGCCTGGAGCCAGACTGTGTTCGACTGGTGCTAAG CCAAGTCCTGGAGGTGCCTTTATCAGAGAAGCTCCTGCCAGTAttgcaggctgtgctggggcgGCAG GAGGTGCTCCCCCCCAAGCTCTTTGATCTCCTAGTCATGACTCTGTGCTGGCAGGCTCCGGCCTTCGCCACGTCGCTGAATTATGCCAAGCTGGTGACGGCAGTGCTCACCATGTACCAAAACCAG GTCACTCCAGCCCACCAGAGCAGTCTGGCTGCCGCTCTGGATCGGAGCAATGCGGCTCTGAAGAAGTCACTGCAGGCTGTGCTGGAAGGAGCCAG GTAG
- the LOC138682098 gene encoding inositol 1,4,5-triphosphate receptor associated 2-like isoform X1, which yields MKPLAGTSLGEGEEEAQGLTQGRRRWQRQRTSCRPSPLPRREQQGELAELPPSPDEGSMSSPQGHPDGVLTGSEQSVERIGEVPGTDRQELAVRTRDSDGTEEDAETPEEPLLSFPSELSVLERLGLHRVALTEQDVEAAFAHLALAFRCDVFTLRQRVQVEKRARDAAEENIQEELGQCRAALERLGPSCADAGCKETLEQLQHSLAVLEAAVERATSAAEKLGAVHQEARMSRAAEVMVQHVENLKRHHMREHAELEEMKRLIQQNSRNRQLAETQDDAEPRLRPHPLMRTFQQGSARRRVSIAVIPKQLLPGASLDSRAALASELEREGAQRRPSTLRSELEPQAQDSAMTGEPAAEADGRGSSAGDKELEQLGLTSKGSSAELWRPWLFLPQHYWVFFWLLLLSIAFLLLVRVLELQRLQPAASPKA from the exons ATGAAGCCGCTCGCAGGGACCTCgctgggagagggggaagaggaggcgCAGGGACTCACCCAGGGCCGCCGACGGTGGCAGCGGCAGAGGACGAGCTGCCGACCCAGCCCCTTGCCTCGGAG ggagcagcagggagagctggcCGAGCTTCCCCCGTCTCCGGATGAAG GGAGTATGAGCAGTCCCCAGGGGCACCCGGACGGGGTTTTGACCGGGAGCGAGCAGAGCGTGGAGCGCATCGGCGAG GTGCCAGGCACGGACAGGCAGGAGTTGGCTGTGCGCACCAGGGACAGTGATGGGACCGAGGAAG ATGCAGAAACCCCAGAGGAGCCGCTGCTGAGTTTCCCCAGTGAGCTCTCAGTGCTGGAGAGACTGGGCTTGCACAG GGTGGCTTTGACAGAGCAGGATGTGGAG GCAGCCTTTGCCCACCTTGCCCTGGCTTTTCGATGTGACGTGTTCACCCTGCGGCAACGGGTGCAAGTGGAGAAACGGGCACGGGACGCGGCGGAGGAAAACatccaggaggagctggggcagtGCCGGGCTGCCCTGGAG AGGCTGGGCCCATCCTGCGCTGACGCAGGTTGCAAGGAGACGCTGGAGCAGCTGCAACACAGCCTGGCCgtgctggaagctgctgttgAGCGGGCAACCAGTGCTGCGGAGAAGCTGGGGGCTGTACATCAG GAGGCCCGGATGAGCAGAGCGGCAGAGGTGATGGTCCAGCACGTGGAGAACCTGAAACGGCACCACATGCGGGAGCACGCAGAGCTGGAGGAGATGAAGCGCCTGATCCAGCAAAACTCCCGCAACCGGCAGCTGGCGGAGACCCAGG ATGACGCGGAGCCACGGCTGAGGCCTCACCCCCTGATGCGAACTTTCCAGCAG GGGTCTGCCCGCCGCAGAGTCAGCATCGCCGTCATCCCCAAGCAGCTCTTG CCAGGTGCCAGCCTGGACAGCCGAGCAGCCCTGGCCAGTGAGCTGGAGAGGGAGGGGGCCCAGCGCCGGCCCAGCACCCTGAG GAGTGAGCTGGAGCCACAGGCCCAGGACAGTGCCATGACCGGGGAGCCAGCGGCCGAGGCAGATGGCAGAGGCTCAAGTGCAGGGGACAAAGAGCTGGAGCAGCTTGGCCTGAC GTCCAAGGGGTCCTCGGCAGAGCTGTGGCGGCCGTGGCTCTTCCTCCCACAGCACTACTGGGTTTTCttctggctgcttctcctgagcatcgccttcctcctcctcgtccgCGTCCTGGAGTTGCAGCGGCTGCAGCCTGCGGCATCGCCCAAGGCCTAG
- the FANCE gene encoding Fanconi anemia group E protein isoform X1, which translates to MESPCLPWLQSFDKPCRLLLHTLASGSSGVLAALQMLQRVQAHEGPGQAFPWQAFTAALCAEEPTLEGLEGALAVKPRLLLLPVVCQRNLFSLLLVVQAVVPGGCLSQLLQALEQDSHVDPWVQTLGNLLRQGSGGEECSPPPAPLSSTCQQQLMCLCQKIAQNKPEGRRKLNWCFSKQPGTTGDVADSAIQGGKHKKVSEESLELDEERERKRLLLEEAAFDPPGTQESGDVAGVEEEMPVEPSGDRSAESPAGAAPESSQQDAARKPRKISQAELAAEVQSFLQMHGQRLKMLLQKESNHSELSVPPELHVLNNCSPGQLEGLCSFLQLSTCPEHLLVRFCSWLLALTPDLSYTSAAILAEQLFLQRVLSLAQPPSRHLMAALASFCSKYSQPFCRVLVAAVLREPGEGAEQTKLVCELVEECLEPDCVRLVLSQVLEVPLSEKLLPVLQAVLGRQEVLPPKLFDLLVMTLCWQAPAFATSLNYAKLVTAVLTMYQNQVTPAHQSSLAAALDRSNAALKKSLQAVLEGAR; encoded by the exons aTGGAgtccccctgcctgccctggctgcagagCTTCGACAAGCCGTGCCGCCTCCTGCTCCACACACTTGCCTCCGGCTCCTCCGGGGTGCTCGCCGCCCTCCAAATGCTGCAGCGGGTCCAGGCCCATGAGGGACCGGGGCAGGCATTTCCCTGGCAGGCCTTCACCGCAGCTCTCTGCGCcgaggagcccacactggaggggctggagggggcccTGGCTGT CAAACCAcgtctgctgctgcttcctgttGTGTGCCAGAGAaacctcttctccctgctcctcgtGGTGCAAGCCGTGGTGCCGGGGGGCTGCCTCAGCCAGCTGCTCCAGGCCTTGGAGCAGGATTCCCATGTGGATCCCTGGGTGCAGACGCTGGGCAATCTGCTCCGGCAGGGATCAGGGGGAGAGGAGTGCTCCCCACCTCCTGCTCCCTTGTCTTCCACATGCCAGCAGCAGCTTATGTGCCTGTGCCAGAAAATTGCCCAGAACAAACCAGAGGGGCGAAGAAAACTAAACTGGTGCTTCAGCAAGCAGCCTGGTACCACTGGGGATGTGGCTGACTCTGCGATTCAAGGTGGGAAGCACAAGAAAGTGTCGGAGGAGAGCCTGGAGTTGgatgaggagagagagaggaaaaggttgctgctggaggaggcagcgTTTGACCCCCCGGGAACCCAGGAGAGTGGGGATGTGGCaggggtggaagaggagatgccTGTGGAGCCTTCAGGGGACAGATCTGCTGAGAGCCCAGCCGGAGCTGCTCCAGAAAGCTCCCAGCAGGATGCAGCCAGGAAGCCCAGGAAGAtttcccaggcagagctggcagcagaggtCCAGTCCTTTCTCCAG ATGCATGGACAGAGgctgaaaatgctgctgcagaaggagTCCAAT CACTCAGAGCTGAGTGTCCCACCTGAGCTGCACGTCCTGAACAACTGCTCTCCCGGCCAG CTCGAGGGGCTGTgctccttcctccagctctcCACATGCCCAGAGCACCTCCTGGTGCGTttctgcagctggctgctggcTCTCACCCCTGACCTCAGCTACACCAGCGCGGCCATCCTGGCAGAGCAGCTCTTCCTCCAGCGA GTCCTGTCCCTCGCCCAGCCGCCCTCTCGCCACCTCATGGCTGCCCTCGCTTCATTTTGCTCCAAGTATTCCCAGCCCTTCTGTCGAGTCCTGGTGGCTGCGGTCCTGCGGGAGCCAGGGGAAG GTGCTGAGCAGACCAAGCTCGTGTGTGAGCTCGTGGAGGAGTGCCTGGAGCCAGACTGTGTTCGACTGGTGCTAAG CCAAGTCCTGGAGGTGCCTTTATCAGAGAAGCTCCTGCCAGTAttgcaggctgtgctggggcgGCAG GAGGTGCTCCCCCCCAAGCTCTTTGATCTCCTAGTCATGACTCTGTGCTGGCAGGCTCCGGCCTTCGCCACGTCGCTGAATTATGCCAAGCTGGTGACGGCAGTGCTCACCATGTACCAAAACCAG GTCACTCCAGCCCACCAGAGCAGTCTGGCTGCCGCTCTGGATCGGAGCAATGCGGCTCTGAAGAAGTCACTGCAGGCTGTGCTGGAAGGAGCCAG gtGA
- the LOC138682154 gene encoding probable E3 ubiquitin-protein ligase makorin-1, with product MAPEPRHQRGGSENMAPSRQSWDPGGIAGQRGAGGGSDPSHAASLVGRNFARGSCRWGQSCRFSHDRKSVHICKYFQRGFCSYGEQCSYEHIQEEPVPVGTLYGPRPTVPPSRWSSDPGRVPAAAAQGWGGARHGLVHPVPTVTHVAFKFASMKVEEEEKNKENITAPGNIPRGAIGGEFVPAQAQGASGRCKAAQGALLPAGSQPQGLGLDPNSPDPREAVVETATRTDPAEVLTEPGAAAALVPTVALRTQSEAVVCGICMDRVYEKPLPEERFFGILPNCSHAYCLGCIRKWRRSRDFQSTVIKACPECRVTSSYYIPHKYWVSDAGEKEKLIETFKARTGKMRCKFFVQNHGHCPFKSDCIYLHELPAGRLPRIPIEFSPSLESFDEEDDEICVLEWAVTLTEADFRYSRNGYEMLFNFSNSN from the exons ATGGCTCCTGAGCCCAGACACCAGCGTGGGGGCTCTGAAAATATGGCCCCATCCAGGCAAAGCTGGGACCCAGGGGGGATCGCGGGGCAgaggggggctggaggggggtcTGATCCCAGCCATGCGGCTTCTCTGGTTGGCAGGAATTTTGCCCGTGGATCCTGTCGATGGGGCCAGAGCTGCCGCTTCTCGCATGACAGAAAGTCAGTCCACATCTGCAAGTACTTCCAGAGGGGATTTTGCAGCTACGGAGAGCAGTGCAG CTATGAGCACATCCAAGAGGAGCCGGTGCCGGTGGGGACCCTCTATGGCCCCAGGCCCACCGTGCCCCCCAGCCGCTGGAGCTCGGACCCTGGCCGTGTGCCTGCGgcagcagcccagggctgggggggagccCGGCATGGCTTGGTCCACCCTGTCCCCACTGTGACACACGTGGCCTTCAAGTTTGCAAGTATGaaggttgaggaggaagagaaaaacaaggagAATATTACAGCACCTGGTAACATCCCCCGTGGGGCCATCGGTGGAGAATTTGTCCCTGCACAAGCTCAGGGTGCCTCAGGTAGGTGCAAGGCTGCCCAGGG agctctcctgcctgcaggctccCAACCGCAAGGCCTAGGGCTGGATCCAAATTCTCCTGACCCCAGAGAGGCAGTGGTGGAGACAGCTACACGGACTGACCCTGCAgag GTCCTGACGGAGCCGGGTGCTGCGGCAGCCCTGGTCCCCACCGTGGCACTGAGGACCCAGAGTGAGGCCGTGGTGTGTGGCATCTGCATGGATCGGGTGTACGAGAAGCCACTGCCGGAGGAGCGGTTCTTTGGGATCCTCCCAAACTGCAGCCATGCGTACTGCCTGGGCTGCATCCGCAAGTGGCGTCGCAGCCGGGACTTCCAGAGCACGGTCATCAA GGCCTGCCCAGAGTGCCGGGTCACCTCCAGTTACTACATCCCCCACAAATACTGGGTCTCAGATGCGGGTGAGAAGGAGAAGCTCATCGAAACCTTCAAGGCGCGGACGGG GAAAATGAGGTGCAAGTTCTTTGTCCAGAACCACGGCCACTGCCCATTCAAGTCAGACTGCATCTACCTGCATGAGCTGCCTGCCGGCCGGCTGCCAAGAATACCCATC GAGTTCAGCCCTTCCTTGGAGAGCTTTGATGAGGAGGATGACGAGATCTGCGTGCTTGAATGGGCTGTCACCCTGACGGAGGCAGACTTTCGGTACTCACGTAACGGCTACGAGATGCTCTTCAACTTCAGCAACTCCAACTAA
- the LOC138682098 gene encoding inositol 1,4,5-triphosphate receptor associated 2-like isoform X2, producing the protein MAPGLCRQQGLLWCLGRGRLAAREQQGELAELPPSPDEGSMSSPQGHPDGVLTGSEQSVERIGEVPGTDRQELAVRTRDSDGTEEDAETPEEPLLSFPSELSVLERLGLHRVALTEQDVEAAFAHLALAFRCDVFTLRQRVQVEKRARDAAEENIQEELGQCRAALERLGPSCADAGCKETLEQLQHSLAVLEAAVERATSAAEKLGAVHQEARMSRAAEVMVQHVENLKRHHMREHAELEEMKRLIQQNSRNRQLAETQDDAEPRLRPHPLMRTFQQGSARRRVSIAVIPKQLLPGASLDSRAALASELEREGAQRRPSTLRSELEPQAQDSAMTGEPAAEADGRGSSAGDKELEQLGLTSKGSSAELWRPWLFLPQHYWVFFWLLLLSIAFLLLVRVLELQRLQPAASPKA; encoded by the exons ATGGCGCCCGGGCTCTGCCGGCAGCAGGGTTTGTTGTGGTGCCTGGGAAGAGGCCGGCTCGCAGCAAG ggagcagcagggagagctggcCGAGCTTCCCCCGTCTCCGGATGAAG GGAGTATGAGCAGTCCCCAGGGGCACCCGGACGGGGTTTTGACCGGGAGCGAGCAGAGCGTGGAGCGCATCGGCGAG GTGCCAGGCACGGACAGGCAGGAGTTGGCTGTGCGCACCAGGGACAGTGATGGGACCGAGGAAG ATGCAGAAACCCCAGAGGAGCCGCTGCTGAGTTTCCCCAGTGAGCTCTCAGTGCTGGAGAGACTGGGCTTGCACAG GGTGGCTTTGACAGAGCAGGATGTGGAG GCAGCCTTTGCCCACCTTGCCCTGGCTTTTCGATGTGACGTGTTCACCCTGCGGCAACGGGTGCAAGTGGAGAAACGGGCACGGGACGCGGCGGAGGAAAACatccaggaggagctggggcagtGCCGGGCTGCCCTGGAG AGGCTGGGCCCATCCTGCGCTGACGCAGGTTGCAAGGAGACGCTGGAGCAGCTGCAACACAGCCTGGCCgtgctggaagctgctgttgAGCGGGCAACCAGTGCTGCGGAGAAGCTGGGGGCTGTACATCAG GAGGCCCGGATGAGCAGAGCGGCAGAGGTGATGGTCCAGCACGTGGAGAACCTGAAACGGCACCACATGCGGGAGCACGCAGAGCTGGAGGAGATGAAGCGCCTGATCCAGCAAAACTCCCGCAACCGGCAGCTGGCGGAGACCCAGG ATGACGCGGAGCCACGGCTGAGGCCTCACCCCCTGATGCGAACTTTCCAGCAG GGGTCTGCCCGCCGCAGAGTCAGCATCGCCGTCATCCCCAAGCAGCTCTTG CCAGGTGCCAGCCTGGACAGCCGAGCAGCCCTGGCCAGTGAGCTGGAGAGGGAGGGGGCCCAGCGCCGGCCCAGCACCCTGAG GAGTGAGCTGGAGCCACAGGCCCAGGACAGTGCCATGACCGGGGAGCCAGCGGCCGAGGCAGATGGCAGAGGCTCAAGTGCAGGGGACAAAGAGCTGGAGCAGCTTGGCCTGAC GTCCAAGGGGTCCTCGGCAGAGCTGTGGCGGCCGTGGCTCTTCCTCCCACAGCACTACTGGGTTTTCttctggctgcttctcctgagcatcgccttcctcctcctcgtccgCGTCCTGGAGTTGCAGCGGCTGCAGCCTGCGGCATCGCCCAAGGCCTAG